Below is a genomic region from Burkholderia pyrrocinia.
ACGTACCCGAGATACTGCGGGTCGGGCACGAAGATGTCGACGTCCTTGCTGACGCGATGGCCGTGGCGCAGCATGAGAACCGTGCCGCCGCCGAACGTCCAGAACGGATTCGACTTGCCATGCTTCCGTATCTCGTCGACCAGCGTCAGCGCGTGACGGAAAAGGCCCTGCCACGGGCCGTCGGGTAACGCGGTTGGTGCGGTCATGCCCATACCTCCCGATAGAGATGAAGATCCTTCGACCATGCCGCGAGGTTTTTCCAGATGGTCCGAAGCGGCGTGCCCGAGCGTTCGGCGGCTTCTTCGGCCGCCTTTACGACCACGGGCAGCGGCACCTCGTCGAGGATGACGGAGAACTGCGATTCGTATCCTTCCGGAATGTGTCCGGTGGTCAACGCGTCTGCCAGCAGGCGCTCGGTCAATTCACCCTTGTAGCTGACGTTCGCGCTCACAACGGCCTTGTAGAGGCCGTTGTGAGGTTGGCGCGGCAGCGCCAGGAGTTCGATGCCGAGCACGCTGAGCAACGGGATCAGCTTGTTGATTCCGAGATCCTTGACCTTTCCGGCTTCGAGCTGGTTGACGGTGAACCGAGACAGTCCGGCGAGCTTGGCAAGCTGGGCCTGCGTGAGGTCGAGCTCCGCCCTCCGTTTCGCAACGGCCTGACCGATTTCATAGAGTTGCATGTTGACCTCCCGGCGCGGGTTCGGTGCTCTTGGATGTAAAGTATATCTTACACATTCGGATGAGCCACTGGCCCCGTGCAATCTCTGGAGCGGTATAGGACGCATCGTCAATATCGTCGGAACGGGACCAGGCGAGACCTGTATAGACATCGTCGTTCCACGGATATCCGGAAAAACACGCTCTGTGGTGGGCATGCGTCGCGCAGGGTAAACACCCGAAAACCGCGAAAATGCCCGCTATACAGGCTTGTTTCGAGCGCCATCCCATTTTTCCCACTCCCACCGGGTCTCGATTCACTCATCCCGCCTTCTCCTGCTTGCGCTCAAAAATTGAGCGGTCTAGACTGCATCGCAGTTTCATCGAAGTCCCCGTCTTTCGCGCACCGCACCGTGCCGGCATCCCGGCGCGGTGCCATCCACCGGACGCCGGCGGTCGCCCGCCGCGTCGAGACCATCAAGGACACGTCATGAACCGCACTGCAAAGCTCCTCGTTACCGCGCTGGCGTTCGCGCCGCTCGTATCGTTCGCACAGGACACGTCGACGATCCGCTGGGGCATCGATCCCACGTATCCGCCGTTCGAGGCGAAGCAGCCCGACGGCTCGCTCGCCGGCTTCGACATCGACCTGCGCAATGCGATCTGCGAGGAACTGCGTGCGAAGTGCGTGTGGGTCGAGCAGGGCTTCGACGGGATGATTCCGGCGCTGCGCGCGCGCAAGTTCGACGTGATCATGTCCGCGATGACGGCCACTGACGAGCGGCTCAAGCAGATCGACTTCTCGAACAAGCTGTATGCGTCGCCGGGCGCGCTCGTCGCGCCGGTCGGCTCGAAACTGCTGCCGACCGCGGCGTCGCTCGCGGGCAAGCGCATCGGGATCGACCAGGGCACGACGCAGGAGGCGTACGCGAAGGCCGAATGGGCGACCAGGGGCGTGACGATCGTCTCGTACCAGAACCAGGATCAGGTGTACCAGGATCTCGTCAACGGCCGCCTCGACGCGACCTTCCAGGACAAGACGCAGGCCGGCTACTCGTTCCTGAAGACGCAGCGCGGCAAGGGCTACGCGTTCGCGGGCCCCGACGTGACCGACGTGCGCATTACCGGCTACGGCGTCGCGATGGGGCTGCGCAAGGGCGACGCCGACATGAAGAAGCGGCTGAACGACGCGATCGTCGCGATCCGCGCGAACGGCACGTACCAGAAGATCGCCGCGAAATACTTCGACTTCGACATCTACGGCGCGAAGCAGTTGACCGCCGCACCGTGACTCCGTGACTCCGTGATTCACTCAATCGACAGGCAAACCATGACGAGTATCCAGGACCGCGTCGCGCAAGCCGTGACGCCCGAACTGATCGCCGCGTTCCGCGAGGAAGGCGCGGTCTGCATCAAGGGCATCTTTTCGCCCGACGAAGTGGCCGCGCTCCGGGCCGGCATCGACGCGAATCTCGCGCAACCGAGCGAGCGCGCGAAAGTCGCGAGCCGGCCCGACGATCCGGGCTGGTTCTTCGAGGATTTCTGCAACTGGCAGCACAACGACGCGTATCGCGACTTCATCGTGCGCTCGCCGGCGCCGTCGGTGGCTGCCGCGCTGATGGGCACGGAGCACGTGCGGCTGCATCACGATCACCTGCTCGTGAAGGAGCCCGGCACGCGGCAGCGCACGCCGTGGCACCAGGACCAGCCGTACTACAACATCGAAGGCGACGACAACGTCAGCATGTGGATTCCGGTCGATCCGGTGCCGCTCGAATCGACGCTGGAATTCGTCGCGGGCTCGCATCGCGGGCCATGGCTGATGCCGCGCACGTTCATGGACAAGGAGGCGAAGTGGTTTCCGGAAGGCAGCCTCGCCGACCTGCCCGACATCGAAGCCGATCGCGCGGCGTTCCCGATCCGCCACTGGGCGCTCGAGCCCGGCGACATGGTGTGCTTCCGGATGCTCACGCTGCATGCGTCCGGCGGCACGCAGAACCGCCGGCGCGCATTCTCGATCCGCTTCGTCGGCGACGATATCCGTCACGCGCCGCGCCGCTGGAAAACGTCGCCCGAGTTCCCCGGGCTCGCGGAGCAACTGCCCGACGGCGCGCCGCTCGACCACCCGCTGTTTCCGGTCGTGTGGTCGCGCGGCGCGGGGCAGGTCCGCGCGATCTGACCGGCGCATGTAACGAGCGCGGCGGCCGTTTCCCTACGAAACGGCCGCCGCGCGTTTTCGTGCGTGCCGACGTGTGGCGAAAGGTCAGGTCGGGTGGCGCCCGGCGCCCGGCTTGAAACGCGAGCCGAGCCGGTAACGGTTGCCCGGATGCAGGAAATGCACGAACGTGACGGGCAGCCCGTCCGTCCAGGTGCGGCGCGTGAGCGTGAGGCACGGCTCGTCGGCGCGCATGTCGAGCAGGCGCGCCTGTTCGCCGGTCGGCAGCGCCGCGTCGACGACGTGCTCGATTTCCAGTTCGTAGTGCGACACGTTGTTGTACAGGTACTCGGACGGCGGCTCGGTCTGGAAATCCTGGTCGATGAAACCGGGCGCGGCGGCGGGGTTCACGTAGCGGTCTTCCAACTGGATCGGGCGGCCGTTTTCCTCGTGCACGCACACCACATGAAAGACCGGCGTGTTGACCGGCAGGCCGAACGCGGCCGCGACGTCGAACGATGCGGGCTCGCTCGACCGGCTCAGCACGCGGCAGCGATATTCGTGCCCGCGCGCGCGGATTTCGTCGCGGATATGCGCAATCATCAGCAGGTTCGACTGCGGCTTCGCCTCGGCGACGAAGGTGCCGACGCCCGCGATGCGCTTCAGCACGCCTTCCTCGGTCAGCTCGCGCAGCGCGCGGTTGACCGTCATGCGTGCAACGCCGAACTGCGCGGCGAGATCGAGCTCGGACGGAATGCGGTCCCCGGGGCGCCAGTCGCCCGACTCGACGTTCTGGCGAACGAGCGTCTTGATCTGCTGGAACGGTGCGGTGGCCTTTGTGACCATCGGAGGATCCTTGCGCGAAGAGGTGACGAGTCTAGTCGTCGTGGCTGACGATGACCAGGATCTCCGCCTGCGCGGCGCCGAGGCTGCGCGTGCGGTGCGGGATGAGTGCGTTGAAATAGACTGAATCGCCGGTCTTGAGTTGCACCGTCTCGTTCGGAAATTCGATTTCGACGCGCCCCTTGTGCACGAACAGGAATTCCTCGCCTTCGTGCTCGCGGAACGTCGACGCGACGAACTCGTGCGGCGGATGCACGACGAACGGCAGCATCTTCTTCGGCGCGACGCCGGCCGCGATGCTTTCGAAGCGGTGCGCGTGGCTGTCGGCCGCCGCGCCCATCGCCGTGCGCTCGCCGGCGCGCGTGACCGTGATCAGCTCGCGATTGCTGCTTTCCGAGAACAGTTGCTCGACGTCGACATTCAGCGCTTTCGACAGCTTCAGCGCGACCGCGATCGACGGCACGCTCAGGCCGCGCTCGACTTTCGACAGGTAGCTCTTGGTGAGGCCGGTCTCGTCGGCCAGCACATCGAGCGTCCAGCCCTTCTGTTTTCTGAGCAGCTTCAGGCGAATCGTCATGGGGCGCCAGGTGTCCTTCGAAAAACCGATTGTAGCGCATGACACGTTGTGTCATATAATGGATCGCGTGTCACGAATCCCGGGAAAACGGCTGCGGACGACGCGACACATCCGACCCATTCAGGAGGTGAACATGGCGGAAACGCTGAATTTGACGAAGGCGGCGCTGGTCGCGCTGGCTGAGCGGCGTCTTGACAACGAGGTGGGCGACAGCGGCTGGTCCGCGCGGCAGAAGCTCGCGCTCGCGTGCCGGATCCTGTTCGACGCCGGCCACGATTCCGGCCTGGCCGGGCAGATCACCTGTCGCGCGGGCGACGCCGGCACGTACTACACGCAGCGGCTCGGGCTCGGTTTCGACGAGATCTCGGCCGCGAACCTGCTGCGCGTCAACGAGGATCTCGACGTCGTCGACGGCGAAGGCATTCCGAACCCGGCCAACCGGTTCCACACGTGGATCTATCGCGAGCGCCCGGACGTGAACTGCATCATCCATACGCATCCGGCGCACGTCGCGGCGCTGTCGATGCTCGAGCAGCCGCTCGTCGTGTCGCACATGGATACCTGCCCGCTGTACGACGATTGCGCGTTCCTGAAGGACTGGCCCGGCGTGCCGGTCGGCAACGAGGAAGGCGAGATCATCTCGAAGGCGCTCGGCAGCAAGCGCGCGATCCTGCTGTCGCATCACGGCCAGCTCGTGGTCGGCAAGACGATCGAGGAAGCATGCATGCTCGCGCTGCTGATCGAGCGGGCCGCGAAGCTGCAACTGCTCGCGATGTCGGCCGGCGAGATCAAGCCGGTGCCGCCGGCGCTGGCGCGGGAAGCGCACGACTGGATCTCGAAACCGAAGCGCGATGCCGTGACATTCGACTATTACGCGCGCCGCGCACTGCGCACGCATCGCGACTGCGTCGCGTGAACGAGCGCAACGCTTCCGTCACGTTCACTGATCATTGAGGAATACACATCGTGTCTATCCTGCTGCAAGGCATCATTGCCTACCCGGTCACGCCGTTCTCCGCCGACGGCTGCGTCGACCTGAATACGCTCGATGCGCTGATCGAGCGCCTGATCGCCGACGGCGTTCATGCGATTGCCCCGCTGGGCAGTACCGGCGAGAGCGCGTACCTGTCCGATGCCGAATGGGAGGCGGTTGCCAGCGCATCGATCCGCGCGGTGCGCCGGCGCGTGCCGACCGTCGTCGGCATCTCCGATCTCACCACGGCGGGTGCGGTGCGCCGCGCGCGCATCGCCGAACAGGCCGGCGCCGATGCGGTGATGGTGCTGCCGGTGTCGTACTGGAAACTCGGCAACGACGAGATCGTCGCGCATTACCGCGCGATCGGCGACGCGATCGGCATTCCGATCATGCTGTACAACAACCCGGCGACGAGCGGCGTCGACATGTCGCCCGACCTGATTGCAACGATCTGCCGGACCGTCGACAACGTCACGATGGTCAAGGAGAGCACCGGCGACATCAGCCGGATGCACCGGCTCGCGCAGTTGAGCGACGGGACGATCCCGTTCTACAACGGCAGCAATCCGATGGCGCTCGCCGCGCTGGCCGCGGGCGCGGCCGGATGGTGCACGGCCGCGCCGAACCTGAACGCCGCGTTGCCGCTCGCGCTGGTCGACGCGATGCGCGCGGGCGACCTCGCGCGCGCCCGGGCGGCCTTTCATGCGCAGTTGCCGCTGCTGCAGTTCATCGTCAACGGCGGGCTGCCGGTGACCGTGAAGGCCGGGCTGCGCCTGCGCGGCTTCGACGCCGGCGAACCGAGGAAGCCGCTGCTGCCGCTTGGCGATGCGCGCACGCGCGAACTCGAACGCCTGCTCGCGGCACTGCCGGACGGTGTCCCGGCATGAGCGATGAAGCACGGCCGGCGATCGCGGCCATCATCGGCGCGGTGCGGGTCGGCACGAGCCGGCCGCTGGCCGGCACGCCGCACGCGAGCGCGATCGACAAGCGGCCGGTCGACGCGCGTCTGTGGCTGGGCGCGCTCGGTTTTGCCGGCGACGAGCAGGCCGATGCGCGGCATCACGGCGGGCCGGACAAGGCGGTCCACCACTATGCGAACGATCACTATGCGTGGTGGTCCGCGCAGATCGGCGCACGCGACGTGCTGGCGCAACCGGGCGCATTCGGCGAGAACCTGTCGACGCATGGCGTGACCGAGCACGACGTGTGCGTTGGCGACGTGTTCACGCTGGGCGGCGCCGTGCTTCAGGTGACGCAGTCGCGGCAGCCGTGCTGGAAGCTCAACGCGCGCTTCGATCATCCGCGGATGGCCGCGCTCGTGCAGCAAAGCGGCCGGACCGGCTGGTACTACCGCGTGCTGCACGAAGGCTGGGTCGCGCCGGGCGACGTGCTGGCGCTGCATGAGCGCCGCTATCCGCAATGGCCGCTGTCGACGGTGCTCGATGTGCTGTACCGGCGCACGCTCGACATGGCCGCGCTCGATGCGCTGTGCGATGTCCCGGTGCTGCCGCCCGGCTGGCGCAAGATGCTTGAAAAGCGCCGGACCGAGCGGCAGGTCGAAGACTGGACGAAACGGCTCGAGGGGTGACGGGCCGCGTTTCGCGGCTTATCTCGCGGCCCGTGGTTTACCGGGCCGGCAGTTCGCGCACGTCGGCCGTCGGCGTGGAACCGAACGCATCGCTCAGCGCATAACCGATCAATTGGCGTGCGGCCGCCTCGGGCGTCGCGAGCGCGCCGCTCGACTTCAACTGGTCGAACTTTTCGCGCATCGGGAAGTTGTCTTCGCTGGTCGAGCGGATCGTCGCCTGCATGCCGGTGTCGACGACACCCGGCGCGACGCTGCAGATCCGCAGCGCGCGGTTCGCGTCGAGCGCGACTGCGCGAGCATGGTGATCGAGCGCGGCCTTGGTCGCGCAGTAGATGCTCCAGCCCGCGTACGCATTGCGCGCCGCACCGCTCGACAGGTGCAGGATCCGGCATTCGGTCGCGGCGGATGCCGCCTGCGCGAGCGCGGCCGACAGCATCAGCGGCGCCGCGACGTTCAGCCCGACCGCGCGCGCGACGATCGCCGGGTCCTGCGCGGCGAGCGGGCCGATCGGATCGACGATCCCCGCGTTGTTGAACAGCAGCACGATCGATGCGCCGTCGACGAAGCTGCGCAGCGTGTCGCCGGCCAGCCAGGTCGCGACGGCCGACGTGTCGGACAGGTCGAGTTCGACTTCCGCGAAGCGGTCGCCGGCTTGCGATGCGAGCGACGGATGGCGGCTGCGCGACACGCCGAGCACGGCGATGCCTTCCTGCAGCAGTTGTTCGGCGAGCGATGCGCCGAGACCGCGCGTGTGTCCGGTGACGATGGCGCGCACGTGCGGCGCGGGTGAGGATGCAGTCATGGCGGTGAACCGGTGAAGGGATGAAAGGGTGTGCGGTGTTGACGAGCGGCGCGCAGGCGCGGCGGCAGTGCGTGTAGGGCGGGTGATGCGCGGTATCGGCGTGCAGAGGTGTGCAGAGGTGTGCAGAGGTAGTTGCGCGCGGCGCCGCGGATGTCCGCGTGAACGCGTATCGTAGCGCCGGCATGCGTGTCGCGCAAACGCGGGGGTGACTCCGCCATGCATGAGCCGCAGGCCGCGGCGTGTGTGGAGCGCGAATTCGCAAATGCCGTGCGCGTGCGTCGCCGCGCGGCACCGGGAGGCCGATACGTTGGACGAAAGCGGCTGCGGCAAGTGCGCGCGCCGGCAAGGCGAGCGGCGCCGGGCCACGTGTCGCGAGCTATCATATGGCTCGCCCGTTTGCGATGCCGGACGGGCCGCGACCGTTTCCCTTCACCTGCTGCACGCTGCGAAGCCACCCATGAACACCACGCCGGATATGCCCACGCCACGCGCCCTTCGCGAACTCACGCCTCTCGAGGCCCGCATTCTCGGTGTGCTGGTCGAGAAACAGCACACGGTGCCGGACACCTACCCGCTGTCGCTGAATGCGCTGACCGCGGGCTGCAACCAGAAAACCGCACGCGCGCCGGTGATGAACGTCAGCGAGGATGAAGTCACGACCGCGCTCGACGGCCTGAAGCACCTGAGCCTCGTGATGGAAGGCAGCAGCAGCCGTGTGCCGCGCTTCGAGCACAACATGAACCGCGTGCTCGGCATCCCGAGCCAGGCGATCGCGCTGCTGACGATCCTGCTGCTGCGCGGCCCGCAGACGGCCGCCGAACTGCGCCTGAACAGCGCGCGGCTGCACGGCTTCGCGGATATCTCGTCGGTCGAGGCGTTTCTCGACGAACTCGCGGCGCGCGCGCAGGCGCTCGTCATCCGGCTGCCGCGTGCGCCGGGCGCGCGCGAGAACCGCTGGATGCACCTGATGTGCGGCGAGGTGAACGTGGCCGACTTCGCGGGCGCGGATGCCGGCGGCGCGGATTCCGTGCCGCCTTCCGAATTCGAGGCGCTGAAGGCCGAACAGAAACGCCTCGCGGATGAAGTGGCGCGACTGAGTGCGCTGGTTCACCGGATGGCCGGCGAACTCGGGATCGACGTCGACGCGCAGGGCGACGCAGGCTGATCCACAGCGCGATGCGACGCGGTGCCGGCGCGTGCACGCGCGCCGCGACGCCATCGCTACCAGCGGCACCCGGTCTGTTCGGATGCGTCGACATCCAGCGCCCTGCCGAACGCGGTTTTCCTGCCGGTGCGCGCATTGGTGTAGGTCATCGAATAGATGTTCGCGCCCTGGGACATCATTTCGTATCGCCCGTTGATCTTGCCGTCGACCATTTCGACCCAGGTTGTCGTGAACTGGTGTGGACGGTCTTCGGCGAGAACTTCGTCCTCCTCGTGTTCGACCACCAGCGGGAGGGCCGTTTTCGATTTCGCGTACCGGACCATGCCGCCCGTCCATTTGACCGTATCGTCGTAGTAGGTGCGCATCTCGAAGCGCACGGGTTTGTCGCCATCCGATGTGAAGCAGATCACTTCGGTGGACACCTTGGCGAGTGCGGGCAACGAATTGCAAAGCAGTACCGCGGCGAGGATTTTTTTCATGATGGTGGTGTGCAAGAGATAAAGCGGCATTTCAACCGACACTGATCCGCGTAGCCCCGGCATCGACGAGCCGGAACAGCAGATCCTCGACGGCCGTCTCGGGCGCGGAGCCGAGATCCGCGTTGACGCGCCACCCCTGTTCCGTGCGAACCGGTTCCGACAGGTAGTGAACGATGCCATGCAGCCCGTCTTCGGCCGGCGCGTTCTCGTCGTCCACATCGAACCACGCGAAGAACCACGTCTTGAACGCGTCGACCGCCGCGCTTTCGTCCAGACCGTCGGCCTCGATCGCGGCCCAGTCCCACACGAACGGACGGATCGACACGGCCGCCGTCTCGAGGTCGAACGCGAACGGTTCGAATTCCAGTTGCGAGGTCGAATCGATCATCGACGGCTGGCCGGCCGCGTCGCCTTCGGCCGGGATCGTGTCGGCCCGGCACGGCAGCGCGAGCGGCCCTTCGGTGGCCAGCGTGCCGTCGGCCTGCCGGTAGGCCGGTTCGACGATCACCGCCGGTTGCGCTGCCGCTTTCGCGAGCAGTTCGGCATAGGGTTGGCGGATGGCACGGAGCAGTTCGGATACGGTCATCGTGGCGTGTCGGTTGGGCAGGAAACGATCG
It encodes:
- a CDS encoding YceH family protein codes for the protein MNTTPDMPTPRALRELTPLEARILGVLVEKQHTVPDTYPLSLNALTAGCNQKTARAPVMNVSEDEVTTALDGLKHLSLVMEGSSSRVPRFEHNMNRVLGIPSQAIALLTILLLRGPQTAAELRLNSARLHGFADISSVEAFLDELAARAQALVIRLPRAPGARENRWMHLMCGEVNVADFAGADAGGADSVPPSEFEALKAEQKRLADEVARLSALVHRMAGELGIDVDAQGDAG
- a CDS encoding aldolase encodes the protein MAETLNLTKAALVALAERRLDNEVGDSGWSARQKLALACRILFDAGHDSGLAGQITCRAGDAGTYYTQRLGLGFDEISAANLLRVNEDLDVVDGEGIPNPANRFHTWIYRERPDVNCIIHTHPAHVAALSMLEQPLVVSHMDTCPLYDDCAFLKDWPGVPVGNEEGEIISKALGSKRAILLSHHGQLVVGKTIEEACMLALLIERAAKLQLLAMSAGEIKPVPPALAREAHDWISKPKRDAVTFDYYARRALRTHRDCVA
- a CDS encoding SDR family oxidoreductase, which encodes MTASSPAPHVRAIVTGHTRGLGASLAEQLLQEGIAVLGVSRSRHPSLASQAGDRFAEVELDLSDTSAVATWLAGDTLRSFVDGASIVLLFNNAGIVDPIGPLAAQDPAIVARAVGLNVAAPLMLSAALAQAASAATECRILHLSSGAARNAYAGWSIYCATKAALDHHARAVALDANRALRICSVAPGVVDTGMQATIRSTSEDNFPMREKFDQLKSSGALATPEAAARQLIGYALSDAFGSTPTADVRELPAR
- the hutC gene encoding histidine utilization repressor, with protein sequence MVTKATAPFQQIKTLVRQNVESGDWRPGDRIPSELDLAAQFGVARMTVNRALRELTEEGVLKRIAGVGTFVAEAKPQSNLLMIAHIRDEIRARGHEYRCRVLSRSSEPASFDVAAAFGLPVNTPVFHVVCVHEENGRPIQLEDRYVNPAAAPGFIDQDFQTEPPSEYLYNNVSHYELEIEHVVDAALPTGEQARLLDMRADEPCLTLTRRTWTDGLPVTFVHFLHPGNRYRLGSRFKPGAGRHPT
- a CDS encoding MOSC domain-containing protein; translation: MSDEARPAIAAIIGAVRVGTSRPLAGTPHASAIDKRPVDARLWLGALGFAGDEQADARHHGGPDKAVHHYANDHYAWWSAQIGARDVLAQPGAFGENLSTHGVTEHDVCVGDVFTLGGAVLQVTQSRQPCWKLNARFDHPRMAALVQQSGRTGWYYRVLHEGWVAPGDVLALHERRYPQWPLSTVLDVLYRRTLDMAALDALCDVPVLPPGWRKMLEKRRTERQVEDWTKRLEG
- a CDS encoding helix-turn-helix domain-containing protein, which gives rise to MQLYEIGQAVAKRRAELDLTQAQLAKLAGLSRFTVNQLEAGKVKDLGINKLIPLLSVLGIELLALPRQPHNGLYKAVVSANVSYKGELTERLLADALTTGHIPEGYESQFSVILDEVPLPVVVKAAEEAAERSGTPLRTIWKNLAAWSKDLHLYREVWA
- a CDS encoding helix-turn-helix domain-containing protein; translation: MTIRLKLLRKQKGWTLDVLADETGLTKSYLSKVERGLSVPSIAVALKLSKALNVDVEQLFSESSNRELITVTRAGERTAMGAAADSHAHRFESIAAGVAPKKMLPFVVHPPHEFVASTFREHEGEEFLFVHKGRVEIEFPNETVQLKTGDSVYFNALIPHRTRSLGAAQAEILVIVSHDD
- a CDS encoding dihydrodipicolinate synthase family protein, translating into MSILLQGIIAYPVTPFSADGCVDLNTLDALIERLIADGVHAIAPLGSTGESAYLSDAEWEAVASASIRAVRRRVPTVVGISDLTTAGAVRRARIAEQAGADAVMVLPVSYWKLGNDEIVAHYRAIGDAIGIPIMLYNNPATSGVDMSPDLIATICRTVDNVTMVKESTGDISRMHRLAQLSDGTIPFYNGSNPMALAALAAGAAGWCTAAPNLNAALPLALVDAMRAGDLARARAAFHAQLPLLQFIVNGGLPVTVKAGLRLRGFDAGEPRKPLLPLGDARTRELERLLAALPDGVPA
- a CDS encoding ABC transporter substrate-binding protein, which codes for MNRTAKLLVTALAFAPLVSFAQDTSTIRWGIDPTYPPFEAKQPDGSLAGFDIDLRNAICEELRAKCVWVEQGFDGMIPALRARKFDVIMSAMTATDERLKQIDFSNKLYASPGALVAPVGSKLLPTAASLAGKRIGIDQGTTQEAYAKAEWATRGVTIVSYQNQDQVYQDLVNGRLDATFQDKTQAGYSFLKTQRGKGYAFAGPDVTDVRITGYGVAMGLRKGDADMKKRLNDAIVAIRANGTYQKIAAKYFDFDIYGAKQLTAAP
- a CDS encoding phytanoyl-CoA dioxygenase family protein, with product MTSIQDRVAQAVTPELIAAFREEGAVCIKGIFSPDEVAALRAGIDANLAQPSERAKVASRPDDPGWFFEDFCNWQHNDAYRDFIVRSPAPSVAAALMGTEHVRLHHDHLLVKEPGTRQRTPWHQDQPYYNIEGDDNVSMWIPVDPVPLESTLEFVAGSHRGPWLMPRTFMDKEAKWFPEGSLADLPDIEADRAAFPIRHWALEPGDMVCFRMLTLHASGGTQNRRRAFSIRFVGDDIRHAPRRWKTSPEFPGLAEQLPDGAPLDHPLFPVVWSRGAGQVRAI